The following DNA comes from Frankia casuarinae.
CGAGCCGCCTAAAACCCCCGGTCAACGCGGGTGCCCGAGTTTTGACACCCCGACGTGGTCCTGAACCATCCGCGAGAATTGCTTCTTTACACGCGGGCTGACCGTAGCACTCCGCTGCGGGAGTCGAGGCGAAATTCTGCATAATACCCCGCATTGATGGCCGCAAGGAGTCCGTCAGTGGGATGAAAGATCGCGCGGCTAACGTCGTCGCTGTCCACAGTGCCTGGTCGGGCGTGCCGCATCCGGCGCCGCGAGGCCATGCGCGACGACTACATCCTCTCCGCTGGAAGGGGAAATCGGCAATGACGGTAATGACCACACGGACCGGTGTCGAACAGGATTTCGGCCGACTTTCGACGCGAGAAGGTGCCGGTACGACACGCGGGATCCTACCTTGACGGCCCGCGCCGCGGTGCTGTCCGGGCTGGGCGGTTGGGTGCCGCCCCGGCTGGTGACCAACGACCAGCTCGCCGAGGAACTGGACACGACCGATGAATGGATCAGGACGCGAACCGGAATCCGCCAGCGGTTCGTCGTCGACGCGGGCATGGCAACGTCGGGTATCGCGATCGAGGCGGGGCGGCGCGCGCTGAGGTCCGCCGACCGGTCGAGGGTGGACCTGGTGGTGCTGGCGACCAGCACGCCGGATCACCCCTGTCCGGCGACGGCTCCCGAAGTCGCCAGCAGGCTCGGGCTCGGGGAGGCACCGGCCTTCGACATCGCGGCGGTGTGCAGTGGTTTCGTCTACGCGCTGGCCACGTCCGCGACGATGATCGCAAGCGGATCGGTCGACACCGCGTTGGTCATCGGGGCCGACTCGTTCTCCACCATCCTCAACCCGCGGGACCGCACCACCAGGGCGATCTTCGGTGACGGTGCCGGCGCCGTCGTCCTGCGGGCCGGCGAGGCCGGTGAGCGGGGTGCGATCCTCGGATTCGACCTCGGGAGCGACGGTTCCCAGGCCGACCTCATCACGGTGCCGGCCGGTGGCTCCGAGCAGCGCTCGATGGGGCTGCTCGCGCCGGAGGACGACTACTTCTTCGACATGCAGGGGCGCTCCGTCTTCCGCAACGCCGTGATCCGGATGAGCGAGTCCGCGGGGAAGGTGGCCGAGCGCGTCGGCTGGTCGGTCGGCGAGATCGACCGTGTCATCGCGCATCAGGCGAACGTCCGCATCCTGCACGCCGTCGCACTCGAGCTCGGGATTCCCGTGGAACGGCTGGTGGTGAACCTCGACCGGGTCGCGAACACGGTTGCGGCGTCCATCCCACTCGCCCTGGTCGACGGCGTCGTCTCCGGTCACCTGCAACCGGATGACCAGGTCATGCTCTGCGGATTCGGTGGCGGCCTCACCTGGGGAGCCGCGGGGCTGACGCTCCCGTCCCTGTCCGTCGAGCCGCTGCCCGGGCTCCCGCTCCCGACTCGTCCGCCCCTTCCCGCCGCGCTGCCCGTACCGGCTGCGGCCCGCTGATCGGAGAACATCATGAACGCGCTGGAAGGAACGCTCACCGACCTGCTCGTGTCCCGGCTCGGTGTCGTCGCCGAGGGCGTCACGCCCGACAGCACCTACGAGCAGCTGATGCTCGACTCTCTCGGTCTGATCGAGTTCCTCCTGATCATCAGGAAGGAGCTCGGGGTGTCGCTCGACGACGACGCCCTGCAGACCGGCACCACCCTGGCCGAGACCGCCAGGCTGGTCGAGGCGAAGGGGAGCCGGGTGTGACCGGTTCCTCGCCGGCCCGGTTCGACGCCGCGATCACCGGTCTGGGCCTGGTCAGCGCCGCCGGCATCGGGACGGACGCCACCTGGGAGCGGGTGTGTTCCGGGGTGTCCACGGCGGCGCGGGACCCGGCCCTGGCCGGTCTCCCGGTCGACTTCTCCTGCCGGGTGCCGGACTTCGACGGGACGAAGCTGCTGGGCCGAGCCATGGCCTGGCGGCTCGACCGGTTCGTCCAGCTTGCGATCGTGGCCGCTCGCCAGGCGATCGCCGATGCCCGGCTGGACCCGGGGACGTGGGACGGCGCGCGCGTCGGCGTGGTGATCGGCAACTCGCTTGGCGGCACCGACACCTGGGAACGGCAGCACCGCTCTCTCGTCGAAGGCGCGCCGGAGGACGTCTCGCCGTTGATGATCCCTATGGGGATGGCGAACATGGTCGCGGGCTGCGTGGCGATCGACTGCCAGGCGCTCGGCCCAAGTCTGGTCACGGCGACGGCCTGTGCGTCCGGCTCCACCGCCGTAGGTCTCGCCCGGGACCTGCTGCGGTCCGACACCTGCGACGTCGTGATAGCCGGCGGTGCCGAGTCGGCCCTGTCCGCGGGTGCGATCACCGGCCTGCAGCGGATGGGCGCGCTGTCGGCCCGGCGTGACGACCCGGCCGCCGCGTCGCGCCCGTTCGACGTGGCCCGGGACGGGTTCGTCGCCGGTGAGGGCGCTGGGATCCTCGTTCTTGAGCGGCCCGCCGACGCCCGCGCCCGCGGGGCCGACGTCCACGCCCTGGTCAGCGGATTTGGAGCCTCGTCGGACGCGTACCACGCGACTGCGCCTGATCCGGCCGGGGCGGGCATCGAGCGGGCGGTGCGGGCGGCTCTGCGAGACGCGGGGATCGCCGGCGACGACGTCGACCATGTCAACGCGCACGGCACGTCGACGCCGCTCAACGACGTCACCGAGGCCAGGGCGCTGCGCCGGACCCTCGGCGAGCGTCCCCTGGTGACGTCGACCAAGGGGGTGACTGGCCACGCCCTGGCCGCAGCCGGCTCCATCGAGGCCGGTCTCACCGCGTTGGCGCTGCGCCACGGCGCCGTCCCGCCGACGGCGAATCTCACCGACCTGGATCCCGCGGTCGACCTGACGGTCGTCGCCGGCACGGCGACGACCGCGTCCCTCGATGTGGCGCTGAGCACCTCGCTGGGATTCGGCGGTCACAACGCGGCGCTGGTGCTCCTCGCCGCCTGAGTCCGAAAGGAGAACGTGGGATGCAGGTACGGAAACTCGGCGCAACCGGGGTCGAGGTCGGCGGGATCGGCCTGGGCTGCATGGGGATGAGCTGGCTCTACAAGGAGTCCGAACTCGACGACAACCGTTCGGTCGAGGTGATCCGGGAAGCCGTCGACCTCGGCGTGACCCTGCTCGATACCGCGGACATCTATGGTGCCGGCCACAACGAGGAGCTGCTCGGCCGGGCCGCCGTCGGTCGGCGCGAGGACGTGGTCGTCGCCACGAAGTTCGGCATCGTGATCGAGGACCTGGCTGCCCGGAGGTCACATCTCGACGGGTCGCCCGCCTATCTGCGCACGGCGATCGAGGCGAGCCTGCGCCGGCTTGGCACCGAAGTCATCGACCTGTATTACCTGCACCGCGTCGACTCGGCCGTCCCGCTCGCGGACACCTGGGGGGCGATGGCCGAGCTGGTCGCCGAGGGCAAAGTGCGTTTCCTCGGCCTTTCCGAGGTCAGCGTGGCGCAGGCCGTCGAGGCGCACGCGATCCACCCGGTCACCGCGATCCAGTCGGAGCTGTCCCTGTGGACGCGGGACCCGCTCGGGCCGGACAAGGCGAGCGACGTCGTCCGATGGTGCGCCGACAACGAGGTGAGCTTCGTGCCGTTCGCCCCGCTGGGCCGCGGCTTCCTCACCGGTACCCTGCACGTCGACCGTTTCGAGGACTCCGATTTCCGGGCGACCAACCCGCGGTTCCGCGGACCCGCGATCGTGACGAACCAGCGCATCGTTGATGTCGTCCGCGAGGTGGCGGAGCGTCACTCCGCGACGCCGGCGCAGGTGGCCATCGCCTGGACGCTGGCCCACGGCAGTCAGGTCGTCCCCATTCCCGGCACAAAGAACCCTCGCTACCTGCGGGAGAACGTGGCGGCGACGGACCTGGTCCTGAGCGGCGAAGACCTGGCGGATCTCGACGCGGTGCCGGCGGCCGTCGGCACCAGGTACTGAGTCGCCATGGGCATCGATCCCGCCCGGATCGCGTTCTTCGACGTCGACGAAACACTCATCACCGTCAAGGGGATGCTCAGTTTTCTGGAGTTCCACCTCGGCGCGCCGGACCGGTACCGGCAGATCGCGGACCGGTTGCACCGGCTCGCGGCCGACGGGGTGCCACGCGGGGAGACCAACCGGCTCTATTACGAGGTCTTCGCTGGCCAGCGGGAGACCGAGGTGGCCGCAAGCGGCCGGCGGTGGTTCCAACAGGAGATGGTGGGGGGCTCGCTCTTCCACGGCGAGCTGGTGCGGGTGCTGCGCCGACTCCAGGCCGCCGGGACGATCATCGTCCTGGTGTCGGGATCGTTCTCGGCCTGCCTGGACCCGATCGCGGAACACCTCGGGGCGGATCAGGTGCTCGGTACGGTCCCCGAAGTCCGTGCCGGCCGGTACACCGGCCGGGTGGTCCGCACCGTCATCGGTGAGGGCAAGGCCACCGCGGCCCGGGCGTTGCTCGCCGAGTTCGGCGTCGACGGGCGGCTCTGCGTCGCCTACGGCGATCACTCCTCGGACCTGCCGATGCTCGCGGCCGTGGGCCACGCCGGCGTGGTCGGACAGGACCCGGTTCTCCTCGCCCATGCGGCCGAGCGCGGCTGGGACCTTCTTCCCGGCATTCCGACACGAGGCAATGGGAAGGCATGATGTACCTCAGATCGGGGTTCGGTCTCCGAGCGGTCCGAGCGTGGTTGCCCGACGCGACCGTGTCCGCCCGAGACGCGATCGGCCAGGGCCACATCAGCGAACAGGACCTGGCGAACACCGCCGTCATCCGGGTACCGGTCGCGCGGGATGTCGCGGCGCCGGAAATGGCGGTCCGGGCCGCGCGGGCGGCGCTGTACGCCGCCGGCTGGGACGGAAGCCGCCTCGGTTTCAGCGCGCACGCCTGGATCCATCACCAGGGGCACGACTTCTGGTCGCCCGCGCACTACATCGCCGATCAGCTCGGTGCCCGCCGCAGCGTCCCGCTGGGCATCCAGGTCATGTGCAACGGCGGAGGGGTCGCCCTGGAGGCGGCCTGCGCCCGCCTGCTCGCCGACAGCACGACCGGCGCCGCGCTGGTGACGACGGCCGACTGTTTCCGCGACGAGGGATTCGACGGCTGGAGCGGTGACTACGGAGTCTTCTACGGTGACGGCGCGACGGCCATGCTCCTGCACGAGCGGGACGACGCGGTGGACGAGCTGACGCTGCTCGGTCTGGCCAGCGGGGCGGTCTCCGCCGCTGAGGGGCTGCACCGCGGTCGCGACCCCTTCACCCCGGCGAGCCGGTGGCTCAGCGAGCGAGTGGACGTGAGGCGGACGAAGAAGGCCTTCATGGAGGACGTCGGCACCGCCGGCTTTTTCCGGGACGTGCACGCGACGCTCCGTCGCATCATCGCGGACTGCCTCGCCGACAGCGGCCTCACCTCCGACGATCCGCGGCTGCGCCTCATCGCCCTGCCCCGGGTCGGTCTCAAGGTGCGGCAGGAGACCTATCACCCGGCCGTTGAGAACGCCACCACCGCCAAGATCGTGGACCTCGGCGCGGAGACCGGGCATCTGGGCGCGGGCGACATGGGGGCGAACCTCGCCGCGATCGTCGAACAGGACCTGCTCGCCCCGGGCGAGTTCGCCCTGGTGATCGGCGCCGGCGGTGGCTTCAGCTTCTCCTGCGCGGCCGTCGGCCGACCGGCGGCCTGACCCGGTCGCGCGTCCTTCTCCGCGCCACCCGTCCCCTCCGTTCTTTTCGCCCTACTCGGCCCCACCAGTTCTGGGAACAAGGACCTCTGCCATGAATGCGCCTTCCGTGGGCGGCCGCGGCCGCCCGGTGATTGTTCTGATCGCGGTCTGCCTGGCCGTGCTGACCCTGCCGGCCTCCCTGACCGGCACGTCCGTCGCCCTGCCGCGGATCGGTGTCGACCTGCACGCCGGGTACGCTCCGTTGCAGTGGGTGGTCAACTCCTACGCAAGTAGTACGTCGTAGCAACGTCTGACCTGCATAGATGTACCCCGCTTTCCCTGCAAGCGGGGTACCTTCGCGCGCTCGGGGCCTAGCTGCCGCAGATGGGCGCT
Coding sequences within:
- a CDS encoding beta-ketoacyl-ACP synthase III, which codes for MTARAAVLSGLGGWVPPRLVTNDQLAEELDTTDEWIRTRTGIRQRFVVDAGMATSGIAIEAGRRALRSADRSRVDLVVLATSTPDHPCPATAPEVASRLGLGEAPAFDIAAVCSGFVYALATSATMIASGSVDTALVIGADSFSTILNPRDRTTRAIFGDGAGAVVLRAGEAGERGAILGFDLGSDGSQADLITVPAGGSEQRSMGLLAPEDDYFFDMQGRSVFRNAVIRMSESAGKVAERVGWSVGEIDRVIAHQANVRILHAVALELGIPVERLVVNLDRVANTVAASIPLALVDGVVSGHLQPDDQVMLCGFGGGLTWGAAGLTLPSLSVEPLPGLPLPTRPPLPAALPVPAAAR
- a CDS encoding acyl carrier protein encodes the protein MNALEGTLTDLLVSRLGVVAEGVTPDSTYEQLMLDSLGLIEFLLIIRKELGVSLDDDALQTGTTLAETARLVEAKGSRV
- a CDS encoding beta-ketoacyl-[acyl-carrier-protein] synthase family protein — protein: MTGSSPARFDAAITGLGLVSAAGIGTDATWERVCSGVSTAARDPALAGLPVDFSCRVPDFDGTKLLGRAMAWRLDRFVQLAIVAARQAIADARLDPGTWDGARVGVVIGNSLGGTDTWERQHRSLVEGAPEDVSPLMIPMGMANMVAGCVAIDCQALGPSLVTATACASGSTAVGLARDLLRSDTCDVVIAGGAESALSAGAITGLQRMGALSARRDDPAAASRPFDVARDGFVAGEGAGILVLERPADARARGADVHALVSGFGASSDAYHATAPDPAGAGIERAVRAALRDAGIAGDDVDHVNAHGTSTPLNDVTEARALRRTLGERPLVTSTKGVTGHALAAAGSIEAGLTALALRHGAVPPTANLTDLDPAVDLTVVAGTATTASLDVALSTSLGFGGHNAALVLLAA
- a CDS encoding aldo/keto reductase, whose protein sequence is MQVRKLGATGVEVGGIGLGCMGMSWLYKESELDDNRSVEVIREAVDLGVTLLDTADIYGAGHNEELLGRAAVGRREDVVVATKFGIVIEDLAARRSHLDGSPAYLRTAIEASLRRLGTEVIDLYYLHRVDSAVPLADTWGAMAELVAEGKVRFLGLSEVSVAQAVEAHAIHPVTAIQSELSLWTRDPLGPDKASDVVRWCADNEVSFVPFAPLGRGFLTGTLHVDRFEDSDFRATNPRFRGPAIVTNQRIVDVVREVAERHSATPAQVAIAWTLAHGSQVVPIPGTKNPRYLRENVAATDLVLSGEDLADLDAVPAAVGTRY
- a CDS encoding HAD family hydrolase, with amino-acid sequence MGIDPARIAFFDVDETLITVKGMLSFLEFHLGAPDRYRQIADRLHRLAADGVPRGETNRLYYEVFAGQRETEVAASGRRWFQQEMVGGSLFHGELVRVLRRLQAAGTIIVLVSGSFSACLDPIAEHLGADQVLGTVPEVRAGRYTGRVVRTVIGEGKATAARALLAEFGVDGRLCVAYGDHSSDLPMLAAVGHAGVVGQDPVLLAHAAERGWDLLPGIPTRGNGKA
- a CDS encoding 3-oxoacyl-[acyl-carrier-protein] synthase III C-terminal domain-containing protein; translation: MPDATVSARDAIGQGHISEQDLANTAVIRVPVARDVAAPEMAVRAARAALYAAGWDGSRLGFSAHAWIHHQGHDFWSPAHYIADQLGARRSVPLGIQVMCNGGGVALEAACARLLADSTTGAALVTTADCFRDEGFDGWSGDYGVFYGDGATAMLLHERDDAVDELTLLGLASGAVSAAEGLHRGRDPFTPASRWLSERVDVRRTKKAFMEDVGTAGFFRDVHATLRRIIADCLADSGLTSDDPRLRLIALPRVGLKVRQETYHPAVENATTAKIVDLGAETGHLGAGDMGANLAAIVEQDLLAPGEFALVIGAGGGFSFSCAAVGRPAA